The nucleotide sequence TGGATGTAATTATTAACAAAAATCAATCTTATGGAACAAGAACTATTAGCTTTGGGGCTGACTTGGAATGAGGTGAAAGTATACAAAAGCCTAATGAAACTGGGCGAGACACAAGTGGGTGGCGTGATTGCTGATCTCAAAATTCATCGTCAGATTGCCTATAACGCCCTTGACGCGCTCGAAAAGCGCGGGATGGTGGCGAAGACGATGAAAAATAAGTTTCAGCACTATAAAATTGTGGATCCGGAAGTGATTGTGGAAAATGTGAGAAAGCAGGAAGCCTTAGCAGAAAGGTTAGCGCGGACCATCAAGCACGAGATGAAAAAAAGCCGGCACGAGAACGAGATTAACATCTATTCTGGCCAAGCCGGTGCGCAAAAATTTTATACATATGTCTATAAAAAAATGCCCAAAGGAGCGGAGACGTATATTATGGGCGTATCTGTGAAAGGACATTTGAACTCTTTAGGGGAAGATTTTATTCGAGGGACATATAATAAGCTAAAAACTGAAAAGCAAATAGTTGGAAAGCTGGTGATGGGTGAGAGTGAGCGCAATGATAATGAAGAATTTGGTGAAAAAACCAATCCGAAATTGCGAGAGTCTCGCTATTTGCCATATGAAAATAGCAATCCAGTGTCCACGACAATTTGGCCGGACAGAATCACTTTCATGGCGACAGGCAAAGATATCTTTCTCATCGAAATCATCAATCAAGAATTTCGTGATTCCTATAAGGCTCATTTTGATATGCTTTGGAAGATGGCGAAGAAATAGAGCGTTATAATTGACTTTAGGGCTTGAGCTTGGTAGTATTTACCTGTGGTCAAAAATTGGTCCGGTGGCCGAGCAGTTAGGCAAGGGTCTGCAAAACCCTGTACAGCAGTGCGAATCTGCTCCGGACCTCAAATTTCCATAAAATTTACTATTGTGGTATACTTATAAGGTGATATTAATCAACGAGTATACCATTATGAGAAAAAGAAGTTGGACAGAAAATGAATTGAAAAAAGCAGTTAAATTAT is from Parcubacteria group bacterium and encodes:
- a CDS encoding helix-turn-helix domain-containing protein → MEQELLALGLTWNEVKVYKSLMKLGETQVGGVIADLKIHRQIAYNALDALEKRGMVAKTMKNKFQHYKIVDPEVIVENVRKQEALAERLARTIKHEMKKSRHENEINIYSGQAGAQKFYTYVYKKMPKGAETYIMGVSVKGHLNSLGEDFIRGTYNKLKTEKQIVGKLVMGESERNDNEEFGEKTNPKLRESRYLPYENSNPVSTTIWPDRITFMATGKDIFLIEIINQEFRDSYKAHFDMLWKMAKK